A single Lolium perenne isolate Kyuss_39 chromosome 6, Kyuss_2.0, whole genome shotgun sequence DNA region contains:
- the LOC127334549 gene encoding U-box domain-containing protein 26 has protein sequence MPGSVPLPLGLDTVGLQVPWYFRCPISLELMQDPVTVATGQTYDRASIESWVATGNTSCPVTRAPLADFTLIPNHTLRRLIQEWCVAHRSLGVERIPTPKQPADPDLIRSLVVQGPALTALRRLRALARESDKNRLVMATRETRAALVEMAFGAGGGGEEAQAEAMAVLALIGMGEAEAAEVVGREERVARLGKVLGSQGTTALEARVNAGAVVEAAAAVSGADARVVLGAAEGVVEGLVALVEDKANNARAVRVGIRGLFALCLAKENRPRAVSAGAASALARRVAEGGCSGEPERALAAVERLCRTEGGRDAVVCGAGGGEAAVVALVRAMSGRAAEHAAGALVAVVGGSEALQVEAVRAGAMSQLLMMVQGGCSERAKRKAQHLLKLLRSAWPTTDSMANSDDFLQPY, from the coding sequence ATGCCAGGGAGCGTGCCGCTGCCTCTGGGGCTGGACACGGTGGGTCTGCAGGTGCCGTGGTACTTCCGGTGCCCGATCTCGCTGGAGCTGATGCAGGACCCCGTGACGGTCGCCACAGGCCAGACGTACGACCGCGCCAGCATCGAGTCGTGGGTGGCGACGGGGAACACCAGCTGCCCCGTCACCCGCGCCCCGCTCGCCGACTTCACGCTCATCCCCAACCACACCCTCCGCCGCCTCATCCAGGAGTGGTGCGTCGCGCACCGCTCCCTGGGCGTGGAGCGCATCCCCACGCCCAAGCAGCCCGCCGACCCGGACCTCATCCGCTCCCTCGTCGTCCAGGGCCCCGCCCTCACCGCGCTCCGGAGGCTCCGCGCGCTCGCCAGGGAGTCCGACAAGAACCGGCTCGTCATGGCCACGCGCGAGACCCGGGCGGCGCTCGTTGAAATGGCGTTCGGGGCCGGCGGGGGTGGAGAGGAGGCTCAGGCGGAGGCCATGGCGGTGCTCGCCCTGATCGGCATGGGGGAGGCGGAGGCCGCggaggtggtggggagggaggagCGGGTGGCCAGGCTCGGCAAGGTTCTTGGCAGCCAGGGGACGACGGCGCTGGAGGCCAGGGTTAACGCGGGCGCCGTGGTCGAGGCGGCCGCCGCGGTGTCCGGGGCGGATGCCAGGGTGGTGCTCGGTGCGGCGGAAGGGGTCGTGGAGGGCCTGGTGGCGCTGGTGGAGGACAAGGCCAACAACGCCCGCGCCGTGCGCGTCGGGATCCGGGGCCTCTTCGCGCTGTGCCTGGCCAAGGAGAACCGTCCGCGCGCCGTGTCGGCCGGAGCGGCGTCCGCGCTGGCGCGGCGTGTGGCGGAGGGCGGGTGTTCCGGGGAGCCGGAGCGCGCGCTGGCGGCGGTGGAGCGGCTGTGCCGGACGGAGGGCGGGCGCGACGCGGTGGTTTGCGGCGCCGGGGGCGGCGAGGCCGCGGTGGTGGCGCTGGTGCGCGCAATGTCCGGGCGCGCGGCGGAGCACGCGGCGGGCGCGCTGGTGGCCGTAGTGGGCGGGTCGGAGGCGCTGCAGGTGGAGGCGGTGCGGGCGGGCGCCATGAGCCAGCTGCTGATGATGGTGCAGGGAGGGTGCTCGGAGCGCGCCAAGCGCAAGGCGCAGCACCTGCTGAAGCTGCTCCGGTCCGCCTGGCCGACCACCGACTCCATGGCCAACTCGGACGACTTCCTCCAACCGTACTAA